One segment of Polaribacter huanghezhanensis DNA contains the following:
- a CDS encoding helix-turn-helix domain-containing protein: protein MNHTINIKNMVCNRCIKVVTDVLQNNHIAFDEVTLGVLTLTEDISTENKEILNKLLKKEGFEILEDKDAIIISKIKALIIKNIHQGLEKPAHQNFSKYLTLEIGIEYSYMSKLFSELEGKTIEHYIIEQRIERAKEFIIYNELTLSQISYGLNYSSPQHLSRQFKQITGLTPTEFKRIGKRQKLDNI, encoded by the coding sequence AAGGTGGTTACAGATGTTTTACAAAACAACCATATAGCTTTTGATGAGGTGACTCTTGGGGTTCTAACATTAACAGAAGATATTTCAACTGAAAACAAAGAAATCTTAAACAAATTACTAAAAAAAGAAGGTTTTGAAATCCTTGAAGATAAAGACGCAATTATTATCAGTAAGATAAAGGCGTTAATTATAAAAAACATTCATCAAGGATTAGAAAAGCCAGCACATCAAAACTTCTCAAAATACCTTACTTTAGAGATAGGAATAGAGTATTCATACATGAGTAAACTATTTTCAGAATTAGAAGGTAAAACCATAGAACACTACATTATAGAACAGCGCATAGAACGTGCTAAAGAATTCATCATCTACAATGAATTAACATTAAGTCAAATTTCTTACGGACTTAATTATAGCAGCCCACAACATTTATCAAGACAATTTAAACAAATTACTGGATTAACTCCGACAGAATTTAAAAGGATAGGGAAACGCCAAAAATTAGATAACATATAA
- a CDS encoding site-specific integrase has product MASSIRLILRKKPNKEGLYPLMIRIVKNRKANVIYTGHYIESHHWDDVERKIKKSHPNSVRLNNLLVKRLAEASDTVIELQSNHKEFSSKQIKKQIVKPFENESFNNISKQFLLELEANKKLTRLSSDKPRINHVINFAGSDNLSFKEINEDFLKNFISHLRIKRKNSPRSITNNLIVIRTLFNIAIRKGIVDSKLYPFGKGKIRVKFPETEKVGLSADEVKKIENLETLKEQELHARNVWLFSFYLAGMRVADVLKIKWSDIFDERLHYRMNKNDKLLSLKLPQKVLPILENYAKDKLNEDDFIFPELKKANLKSDKDILAKTKTANKKFNKYLEQIAVKAEINKKLTMHIARHTFGNISGDKIPIQMLQKLYRHSSVTTTINYQSNFMHKDTDDALDKVIDF; this is encoded by the coding sequence ATGGCATCTAGTATAAGATTAATCTTACGAAAAAAACCTAATAAAGAGGGCTTGTATCCCTTAATGATTAGAATTGTTAAAAATAGAAAAGCTAATGTTATCTACACAGGACATTATATTGAATCTCATCATTGGGATGATGTAGAAAGGAAAATAAAAAAATCACATCCTAATTCAGTTCGCTTAAATAATTTACTTGTTAAGAGATTAGCTGAAGCAAGTGATACAGTTATAGAGTTGCAATCAAATCATAAAGAGTTTTCCTCAAAACAAATTAAAAAACAGATAGTAAAGCCTTTTGAGAACGAAAGCTTTAATAATATTAGCAAACAATTTTTATTAGAATTGGAAGCTAATAAAAAATTAACTCGATTAAGTTCAGATAAACCAAGGATTAATCACGTAATAAATTTTGCAGGCTCTGATAATTTATCTTTTAAAGAAATTAATGAAGATTTTCTTAAAAATTTTATTTCTCACCTTAGAATAAAAAGAAAAAACTCTCCACGTTCAATTACTAATAATCTTATAGTTATTAGGACGCTATTTAACATTGCTATTAGAAAGGGGATTGTTGATAGTAAATTATATCCTTTCGGGAAAGGTAAAATTAGGGTCAAATTTCCAGAAACAGAGAAAGTGGGATTGTCTGCTGATGAAGTAAAGAAAATAGAAAACTTAGAAACCCTCAAGGAACAAGAACTTCATGCAAGAAATGTATGGCTCTTTAGTTTCTATTTGGCAGGTATGCGTGTTGCAGACGTATTAAAGATTAAATGGAGTGATATTTTTGACGAAAGATTGCATTACCGAATGAATAAGAATGATAAACTCTTATCTCTTAAATTACCTCAAAAGGTTTTACCAATATTAGAAAATTATGCAAAAGATAAATTAAATGAAGATGATTTTATCTTTCCTGAACTTAAAAAAGCAAATTTAAAAAGTGACAAGGATATTTTAGCAAAGACAAAAACCGCTAACAAAAAGTTTAATAAATACTTAGAACAAATAGCAGTAAAAGCAGAAATTAATAAAAAGCTAACGATGCACATTGCACGTCATACTTTTGGAAATATATCTGGAGATAAAATTCCTATTCAAATGTTACAGAAATTATATAGACACTCATCGGTTACTACTACAATCAACTATCAATCTAACTTTATGCATAAAGATACAGATGATGCTTTAGACAAAGTAATAGATTTTTAA
- a CDS encoding APC family permease, with protein sequence MEKLKSTTQKISLLGSISLGTGVMIGAGIFVLMGQIAELVGDLFPIAFIAGAVVVGFSSYSYVKFSNAYPSSGGVAKFLTKAYGPGTAAGSFSLLMYVSMVVSESLVAGTFGAYTLRLFPQEYTGYASVLGVVLLGTAYIVNISGNKIIEATATFTAIIKVVGIALLAISGLVISGLPTITGSYTPTSSQSLPEGFGFIAALALSILAYKGFTTITNQGGDVKNPHKNVGRSIIISIAVCTIIYVVLALSVAGGLSIKEIIAAKDYALAAAAKPVFGEWGSILTIFLAIIATVSGVIASVYSASRMLGMLSNMKQVPNLNNLKNLKNPALIFTVTLAIFLTVFFDLTRIASIGAIFYLIMDIAIHWGLFKNLKNEVKFNPVIPIIAMLMDIVVLAAFVYLKYVNDPFVLIVAAIGIILIFISQYLFMKSHTDEDGNMHMGMEEIGKQVVDKEEIMKM encoded by the coding sequence ATGGAAAAGCTAAAAAGCACTACTCAAAAAATCTCTTTATTAGGCTCCATTTCTTTAGGAACTGGCGTAATGATTGGCGCAGGGATATTTGTGCTTATGGGACAAATAGCAGAGTTAGTTGGTGATTTATTTCCTATTGCATTTATTGCTGGTGCAGTTGTCGTTGGTTTTAGCTCATATTCATATGTTAAATTTTCAAATGCATACCCTTCTTCTGGAGGTGTTGCAAAATTTTTAACAAAAGCCTATGGACCAGGAACTGCTGCTGGTTCATTTTCTTTGTTGATGTATGTATCAATGGTGGTTTCAGAAAGTTTAGTAGCGGGTACTTTCGGAGCATATACGTTACGTCTATTTCCACAAGAATATACGGGTTACGCATCAGTATTGGGAGTGGTTCTTTTAGGCACAGCATATATTGTCAATATTTCTGGGAATAAGATTATTGAAGCAACAGCAACTTTTACGGCAATTATTAAAGTAGTTGGTATTGCGTTGTTGGCAATTTCTGGATTAGTTATTTCGGGTTTACCTACAATAACAGGAAGTTATACACCAACCAGTAGTCAATCTTTACCAGAAGGTTTTGGGTTTATTGCCGCTTTAGCTTTATCTATCCTTGCTTATAAGGGGTTTACAACAATAACAAACCAAGGAGGAGATGTTAAAAACCCACATAAAAATGTAGGACGTTCTATTATAATTTCAATAGCTGTTTGCACAATTATATATGTTGTTTTGGCATTATCAGTTGCTGGCGGATTAAGTATAAAGGAAATTATAGCGGCAAAAGATTATGCATTGGCTGCTGCAGCAAAACCAGTTTTTGGAGAATGGGGTTCTATATTAACCATTTTTCTTGCTATAATAGCAACTGTATCTGGGGTAATTGCTAGTGTGTATTCTGCATCCAGAATGTTGGGGATGCTAAGTAATATGAAACAAGTTCCTAACTTAAATAACCTCAAAAATCTTAAAAACCCTGCATTAATTTTTACGGTTACTCTAGCAATATTCTTAACCGTATTTTTTGATTTAACGAGAATTGCTTCTATTGGTGCTATTTTTTATTTAATAATGGATATTGCAATTCATTGGGGGCTTTTTAAAAACTTAAAAAACGAAGTGAAATTCAATCCCGTTATTCCAATAATTGCAATGCTAATGGATATTGTTGTTTTAGCAGCATTTGTCTATCTAAAATATGTAAACGATCCTTTTGTGCTTATTGTTGCAGCGATTGGGATTATTCTTATTTTTATCTCTCAGTATCTTTTTATGAAATCACATACAGATGAAGATGGAAATATGCATATGGGTATGGAGGAAATTGGAAAACAAGTAGTTGATAAGGAAGAAATAATGAAAATGTAA
- a CDS encoding multicopper oxidase domain-containing protein: MKNLKQFKRKFLFLVLLVSGLTIEAQTNKVSEGNVNNLPVREHTITLREATVNKAGIDVMGMTVNGTIPGPTLEFKEGEYAVIYVKNEMSVETSVHWHGLLLPNFYDGVPYLNTPPIEPGTTFKYEFPIRQSGTYWYHSHTMLQEQSGVFGSIVIQPKEKTLDYDKELVLMLSDWTNEKPMSVLKNLKRGNEWYGIKKGTSTPLNKVIARGAFGAQLNFWRQRMQGADIADIYYPAFLINGEESVEYPKFKPGEKVRLRIIDGGASTSFWMTFGGGDPLLVSADGLDVVPVKKNKTFIAIAEAYDYIVTIPENGKIEFKITAQDGSGTASAFLGTGKVLKAQDIPKPDKIGMMMKMAKMDMKMGAPALKYRPKKDERYKMKAKYGMQMDKMEGINMKKDKTMSEMKMMKAKDSMPMNHSEMEGMKMDHSKMKGMQMNPKKEPMKMGEMDLFAEYNYDYLKSPKKTNYDKNVPVKEILLNLTGNMSRYIWSMNGVPLSEADKIKINSKMVTRITLNNLTMMHHPMHLHGHFFRVINKNGDYSPLKHTVNVPPMGKVTIEFYGNKGDENGDWFFHCHILYHMMGGMARVVSYDTPRDPRMKDFPESKIIAETDRWYSWGLIDAASSYTAINFTTSNLRNQLNASFEYGWNKNLEAEVTYEYYLQDYFRVFGGVNIENETRKSLNQFKTTAVVGIRYLTPYLFSLDARIDNELRSRISLGRSIMVFPKLSIFGYYEYLMDFGWVNNLPINKNFSSETVWNAGAEYMFSRNFSLMASYDNRYGAGGGLSIRF; encoded by the coding sequence ATGAAAAATTTAAAACAATTCAAAAGGAAGTTTTTATTTTTAGTTCTTCTAGTTTCTGGTTTAACCATAGAGGCACAGACCAATAAGGTAAGTGAAGGAAATGTAAATAACCTTCCGGTAAGAGAACACACGATTACATTGCGAGAAGCAACGGTTAATAAAGCAGGAATAGACGTAATGGGAATGACCGTTAACGGAACCATCCCTGGTCCTACTCTAGAATTTAAAGAAGGAGAATACGCTGTTATTTACGTAAAAAATGAAATGAGTGTAGAAACCTCAGTGCATTGGCACGGTCTTTTACTTCCTAATTTTTATGATGGTGTTCCGTATTTAAATACACCACCCATAGAACCTGGGACTACTTTTAAATACGAATTTCCCATTAGACAATCTGGTACGTATTGGTATCATTCTCATACCATGTTACAAGAACAAAGTGGTGTTTTCGGCTCTATTGTTATTCAGCCTAAAGAAAAAACATTAGATTATGACAAGGAATTGGTATTAATGCTATCTGATTGGACTAATGAAAAACCAATGAGTGTTCTTAAAAATTTAAAACGTGGTAACGAATGGTACGGTATTAAAAAAGGAACATCTACTCCGCTAAATAAAGTAATTGCCAGAGGTGCTTTTGGTGCACAACTTAATTTCTGGAGACAACGTATGCAAGGCGCAGATATAGCAGATATATATTATCCTGCATTTTTAATTAATGGAGAAGAAAGTGTTGAGTACCCAAAATTTAAGCCAGGGGAAAAAGTACGATTGCGAATTATTGATGGAGGCGCATCTACTTCTTTTTGGATGACTTTTGGTGGTGGAGATCCACTATTAGTTTCGGCGGATGGCCTTGATGTAGTACCTGTTAAAAAGAACAAAACATTTATAGCCATTGCAGAAGCCTACGATTATATTGTAACCATCCCCGAAAACGGAAAAATAGAATTCAAAATTACAGCACAAGATGGTTCTGGTACAGCCTCAGCATTTTTAGGGACTGGAAAAGTTTTAAAAGCACAAGATATTCCGAAGCCAGATAAGATTGGAATGATGATGAAAATGGCAAAAATGGATATGAAAATGGGTGCACCTGCATTAAAATATCGTCCAAAAAAGGATGAACGTTATAAAATGAAGGCCAAGTATGGTATGCAGATGGATAAAATGGAAGGCATAAACATGAAAAAAGACAAAACAATGTCTGAAATGAAAATGATGAAAGCTAAAGATTCTATGCCAATGAATCACTCTGAAATGGAAGGTATGAAAATGGATCATTCTAAAATGAAAGGCATGCAAATGAATCCAAAAAAGGAACCAATGAAAATGGGTGAAATGGACCTATTTGCAGAATATAATTACGATTATTTGAAGTCGCCAAAGAAAACCAACTACGATAAAAATGTTCCTGTAAAAGAAATATTATTAAATCTTACAGGGAATATGAGTCGCTATATCTGGAGCATGAATGGTGTACCATTGTCTGAAGCAGATAAGATTAAAATAAATAGTAAGATGGTAACTCGAATTACCTTGAATAACCTAACGATGATGCACCACCCAATGCATTTACACGGTCATTTTTTTAGAGTCATCAATAAAAATGGAGATTATTCTCCATTAAAACACACGGTGAATGTGCCACCAATGGGAAAAGTCACTATAGAATTTTATGGCAATAAAGGCGATGAGAATGGCGATTGGTTTTTCCATTGTCACATTTTATATCATATGATGGGTGGTATGGCACGAGTGGTATCTTATGATACACCAAGAGATCCCCGAATGAAAGATTTTCCGGAATCAAAAATTATTGCAGAAACAGATAGATGGTATTCTTGGGGGTTGATAGATGCTGCTTCGAGCTATACGGCTATTAATTTTACGACATCCAATTTAAGAAATCAATTGAATGCATCTTTTGAATATGGTTGGAATAAAAATTTAGAAGCAGAGGTAACTTATGAATACTACCTGCAAGATTATTTTCGAGTGTTTGGTGGTGTAAATATTGAGAATGAAACACGAAAAAGTCTAAATCAATTTAAAACTACAGCTGTAGTTGGAATCCGTTATTTAACACCATACTTGTTTTCGCTTGATGCAAGAATTGATAACGAATTAAGATCAAGAATTTCTTTAGGAAGAAGCATAATGGTATTCCCTAAACTCTCTATTTTCGGGTATTATGAATATTTAATGGACTTTGGATGGGTAAATAATCTACCTATAAATAAAAACTTTTCATCAGAAACGGTCTGGAATGCTGGAGCTGAATATATGTTCTCAAGAAACTTTTCTTTAATGGCGAGTTATGATAACAGATATGGAGCTGGTGGTGGTTTGTCTATAAGATTTTAA
- a CDS encoding heavy metal translocating P-type ATPase has protein sequence MKHTYKLIGMTCMGCKANAESALGNLKEITKVEVDLKESEVTIEMSSHVPLEKLQEALLKAGLHYTIEMPGHEHHHSDHKHHQKVQVKDGNGIFYCPMHCEGEKTYEKPGDCPVCGMDLIEQPKAVQKTQYTCPMHPEVIKDGPGSCPICGMDLVPMKPTESEEDKTYQKLLKKMKLSVIFAVPVFIISMSMHLPSNPLTKVMPQLYWDWLQLFLTIPVVFYTCWMFFERAWKSIITWNLNMFTLVGIGTGAAFLFSIVGLLFPDVFPAEFKSKSGDVSLYFEATAVILTLVLLGQLLEARAHSQTSGAIKELLKLAPSEAVLVVDGEDKVVSIHDIKAGDLLRVKPGDKIPVDGVIFEGKSSIDESMITGEPIPVDKTVDDKVSSGTINGTQSFVMKAERVGSETLLSQIIQMVNDASRSRAPIQKLADTISKYFVPIVVLVSIITFIIWANFGPEPATVYAFVNAVAVLIIACPCALGLATPMSVMVGVGKGAQNGVLIKNAEALELMNKVNVLITDKTGTLTEGKPSVEKVVAIDEKNTDLLQQIASLNQYSEHPLAQAVVNYAKQNKTTLIKVNDFEAVAGKGVVGTVAKDKVALGNKKLMEQIQASIPNELETKITAEQKLGKTVSYISVNAIAVGFVSISDAIKESSKAAVKALMDKGVEVIMLTGDNENTAKAVADELHLTSFKAGCLPEDKLEFIKKLQAEGKIVAMAGDGINDAPALAQSNVGIAMGTGTDVAIESSEITLVKGDLQGIVKAKNLSHAVMKNIKQNLFFSFVYNVLGVPIAAGVLFPIFGVLLSPIIAALAMSFSSVSVIANSLRLRKVKL, from the coding sequence ATGAAACACACATATAAATTAATAGGAATGACTTGCATGGGCTGTAAAGCAAATGCAGAAAGTGCTTTAGGGAACTTAAAAGAAATTACGAAAGTAGAAGTCGATTTAAAAGAATCTGAGGTAACGATCGAAATGTCCTCTCATGTTCCTTTAGAAAAATTACAAGAAGCATTATTAAAAGCAGGTTTACATTACACGATAGAAATGCCTGGACACGAACACCATCATTCAGACCATAAACATCATCAAAAGGTACAAGTAAAGGATGGAAATGGGATTTTTTATTGTCCGATGCATTGTGAAGGAGAGAAAACGTACGAAAAACCAGGTGATTGTCCTGTGTGTGGAATGGACTTAATTGAACAGCCAAAAGCAGTGCAAAAAACCCAATATACATGCCCGATGCACCCAGAGGTAATTAAAGACGGACCAGGTTCTTGCCCAATTTGCGGAATGGATTTAGTGCCAATGAAACCAACGGAAAGTGAAGAAGATAAAACCTATCAGAAGTTGCTAAAAAAAATGAAATTATCCGTAATTTTTGCAGTTCCGGTATTTATTATTTCAATGTCCATGCATCTTCCATCCAATCCGCTTACTAAAGTAATGCCTCAATTATATTGGGATTGGTTGCAATTATTTTTAACAATTCCAGTTGTTTTTTATACCTGTTGGATGTTTTTTGAACGTGCTTGGAAATCTATTATTACTTGGAATTTAAACATGTTTACCTTGGTTGGTATAGGTACAGGAGCGGCCTTTTTATTTAGCATTGTTGGTTTGTTATTTCCTGATGTTTTTCCTGCTGAATTTAAAAGTAAAAGCGGAGATGTAAGTCTCTACTTTGAAGCAACAGCAGTCATTTTAACCCTAGTTTTACTAGGGCAATTATTAGAAGCTAGAGCCCACAGTCAAACAAGTGGTGCGATTAAAGAATTACTAAAATTAGCACCATCTGAAGCTGTTTTAGTAGTTGATGGAGAAGATAAAGTAGTGTCAATTCACGATATCAAAGCAGGTGATTTATTGCGCGTAAAACCAGGCGATAAAATTCCTGTAGATGGTGTAATTTTTGAAGGAAAAAGTAGTATTGATGAATCGATGATTACAGGAGAGCCGATTCCTGTTGATAAAACTGTAGATGATAAAGTAAGCTCAGGAACTATAAACGGAACACAATCTTTTGTGATGAAAGCAGAGCGCGTAGGTTCAGAAACCTTGCTGTCACAAATTATTCAAATGGTAAATGACGCGAGTCGTTCTAGAGCTCCAATTCAAAAATTAGCAGATACTATTTCTAAATATTTTGTACCGATTGTGGTTTTGGTTTCTATAATCACTTTTATTATTTGGGCTAATTTTGGGCCAGAACCAGCTACTGTTTATGCTTTTGTAAATGCGGTTGCTGTATTAATTATTGCGTGCCCATGTGCATTAGGTTTGGCAACGCCAATGTCTGTTATGGTTGGTGTTGGTAAAGGTGCACAAAATGGTGTATTGATAAAAAATGCAGAAGCACTTGAATTAATGAATAAAGTAAATGTTTTAATTACGGATAAAACGGGGACTTTAACGGAAGGAAAACCTTCTGTAGAGAAAGTAGTTGCTATAGATGAAAAGAATACTGATTTATTACAACAAATTGCATCATTAAATCAATATAGCGAGCACCCATTGGCACAAGCTGTTGTAAATTATGCGAAGCAAAATAAGACAACATTGATTAAAGTGAATGATTTTGAAGCTGTTGCTGGTAAAGGTGTTGTAGGAACTGTTGCTAAAGATAAAGTGGCACTAGGAAATAAAAAATTGATGGAACAAATACAAGCATCAATTCCAAACGAACTAGAAACTAAAATTACAGCAGAACAAAAACTAGGTAAAACAGTATCCTATATTTCAGTGAATGCTATTGCCGTAGGTTTTGTGAGTATTTCAGACGCTATTAAAGAATCTAGTAAAGCAGCTGTAAAAGCATTAATGGACAAAGGTGTTGAAGTTATTATGTTAACAGGTGATAATGAAAATACGGCAAAAGCTGTAGCAGATGAACTGCATTTAACCAGTTTTAAAGCAGGTTGTTTACCAGAAGATAAATTAGAATTCATTAAAAAATTACAAGCAGAAGGAAAAATAGTGGCCATGGCTGGTGATGGTATTAATGATGCACCGGCACTAGCACAATCTAATGTGGGTATTGCCATGGGAACAGGTACAGATGTTGCCATAGAAAGTTCTGAAATTACGTTGGTAAAAGGCGATTTACAAGGCATTGTAAAAGCTAAAAATTTAAGTCATGCAGTGATGAAAAACATCAAGCAAAATTTATTTTTCTCATTTGTGTATAATGTTTTAGGTGTGCCCATTGCAGCAGGTGTCTTATTTCCAATATTTGGTGTTTTATTATCGCCAATAATTGCTGCTTTAGCCATGAGTTTTAGCTCTGTGTCAGTTATTGCTAATTCTTTGCGATTAAGAAAAGTAAAATTGTAA